The DNA window ATATTGGGAAACTATGCCCGTGACTATTAACTTGGTTCCTTCTTTCATTCCCGACTTTTTAATGCCTGTAGACTGTTTAATATAAACTTTAATTTCATCCGTGCCGTCATCCAGGTATAGGCTGGAACCCTTGATTTCTATCAGCTCACCGCTCACGGTCACCAACTGGCCTTCTGCGGGTTCGCTGACTTCACTATTCTTTAATTCATGGGCTTCTGGCTCATTGCCTTGGCCAACTTTAACAATCAAGTCTCCAGTCCCCACTGATATCCGGCGTTCACTGCGAGATTCAGCTAATGTGCCGGCCACTTGAACAATATCACCGCAAGTCAAGCCAGCAGGAAAGGCCTTTTTATAAGAATAAACTTGAATTCCCGGGGAACCAATGATGTAAAAAAATTGCGAACCCAAAACACCCGGTTCAACTGCCACAGTCCCTTGGACTTTTACCCGGTCGCCATCATCAAAATCCCGAATATTATCAAGGGTTGCGGGAATAAGGCCATTAGATTGATTTGAGCTTTTTGTTGTTGATTTTTTACTGGACGAGTCTTCCGCGATAGTAATAATATTTTCTTCACCGGGAGTCGGCGTGGTTGTCCATCGCCACACGCCATCATCGCCAAGCGCGTAAGAAGCGCCTTCTTTAACTTCATCATAATCAACTTGAGAAACTACTTCGCCAAACGGATCAATCAGCCGAGCTGAATCATAGGTATTGTTAAATGCTAAGCCCGTCTCCTCCCTATAAAACACGAGGTGCTCCCCTGAATTTATAACCGTTCCTTCTGGAATTTCATAAAGCCGGCTGCCGGCTTCCGCATCATCAATTTCAAAATCTGCCAAATCAACTGGCTCGTCTCCGGCATTATACAACTCTAAAAACTCACCCTCGGCATCCGAGCCTTCGGGGTTAGGCAAGACTTCAGTAATAAAAACGTTATAATCCAAGTTAGCTTGGGTTTTAAAACCCAAGCTAACCATAATTTTTATCCTCACCCTTTCCGTTGAACTGGCGCCATCAGTATCAACCACGGTCAAACCCACTTCATAACTGCCCTTTTTATCAAAGCTAAAGTCAAAACTTTTTTCAGTGCTGCTGGCCAAATCTGCCACTTGCCAAAAATAACTCAACTCATCGCCCTCTGGGTCAACGGAATCGCTGGCATCAAATAAAATTTCATCGCCAACCATTGCTTCGCTCACGCAATCAATTACTGCCTTGGGCGGTTTATTTTCATAAACAATTTCATTTTCTTCTTCCGGAGTCGGAATCATTGTCCACTGCCAAATAAAGGTCTCCTCATTTCTAGCCCAAGCCATTTCTTCTTCAGCTTTAGTTGCGTATTCAATATCACCAACCAATTTTTCATCCGGCCAAAAAAGTTCTACTTTATCACCGCCAGTATTGTTCAAAGCCAAATCGCTTAGTTCCCGTTTAATTAAAAAATATCCCCGGGCAGGGATAATAGT is part of the Patescibacteria group bacterium genome and encodes:
- a CDS encoding lamin tail domain-containing protein, whose protein sequence is MVSLGFKTQANLDYNVFITEVLPNPEGSDAEGEFLELYNAGDEPVDLADFEIDDAEAGSRLYEIPEGTVINSGEHLVFYREETGLAFNNTYDSARLIDPFGEVVSQVDYDEVKEGASYALGDDGVWRWTTTPTPGEENIITIAEDSSSKKSTTKSSNQSNGLIPATLDNIRDFDDGDRVKVQGTVAVEPGVLGSQFFYIIGSPGIQVYSYKKAFPAGLTCGDIVQVAGTLAESRSERRISVGTGDLIVKVGQGNEPEAHELKNSEVSEPAEGQLVTVSGELIEIKGSSLYLDDGTDEIKVYIKQSTGIKKSGMKEGTKLIVTGIVSQYDDEYRILPRYQDDIKIEQSQLDSGEQVITIPQGKSLAGVDKYIWVLNGALVILLGGIFWRKRKSTW